Proteins found in one Pseudorasbora parva isolate DD20220531a chromosome 11, ASM2467924v1, whole genome shotgun sequence genomic segment:
- the slitrk2 gene encoding SLIT and NTRK-like protein 2: MLNNILLLSILTVTSFPSKTDSRKTSKDICKNRCSCEEKENALNINCENKGFTTVSQFQPPQNKISQLFLNGNFLTKISPNEFFNYGNVTSLHLGNNGLQEIKTGAFNGLKNLKRLHLNNNNLEIIREDTFSGLESLEYLQADYNYISAIEAGAFNKLNKLKVLILNDNLLLSLPNNIFRFVMLTHLDLRGNRLKMLPFAGVLEHIGGIMEIQLEENPWNCTCDLIPLKAWLDTISVFVGDIVCETPFRLHGKDVTQLIKQDLCPRRNPGDASHRAMQPPSDSQYQGPSPTLRPRVTPTRAPKASRPPKMRYRPTPRVTSSRDKHVFGPIMVYQTRSPVPMTCPGICVCTSQNPESGLNINCQERKLQNISELQPKPSYPKKLHLTGNYLQTIYRTDLTEYSSLELLHLGNNRIAIIQDGAFENLTSLRRLYLNGNYIESLSQSLFAGLQSLQYLYLEYNIIKEILPHTFNSLQNLQLLFLNNNLLRSLPDNVFGGTMLTRLNLRNNHFSHLPVRGVLDQLSAFIQIDLQENPWDCTCDIVELKNWMELSSTSVVVNEITCDSPSKHAGRLLRSLRNDAICPETDEVSVTKPPTAVSSSTEATPSSAVTPTDRMPEMPPEVPLSVLILGLLVVFILSVCFGAGLFVFVLKRRKGVENVPSGTNNHLDLNSFQVQYGSYNADANADKSDNHVYNYIPPPVGHMCQNPIYMQKESEQVAYFRNLKDLSFSPLKPKKEELDRSPAFTISTVEFIDKQPCANREPELLYQNIVERAKDLPQSASLSYNFCTLPKKSFIPPYETTRRHNQDRLNKTVLYGTPRKYAAQSKNEHPLLSKLKTEPDYLEVLEKQTAMSQL, from the coding sequence atgcTGAACAACATTCTCTTGCTGAGCATTTTAACAGTCACCAGTTTCCCTTCAAAGACAGACAGCCGCAAAACTTCCAAAGACATTTGCAAGAACCGGTGCTCCTGCGAGGAGAAGGAGAATGCACTGAATATCAATTGTGAAAACAAGGGTTTTACCACGGTCAGTCAGTTCCAGCCTCCGCAAAACAAAATCAGCCAGCTCTTTCTGAATGGAAACTTTCTCACCAAGATAAGCCCGAACGAATTCTTCAATTATGGTAATGTAACATCTCTTCATTTGGGTAATAATGGCTTGCAGGAGATAAAAACAGGGGCATTCAATGGGTTAAAAAACTTGAAGCGTCTTCATCTCAATAATAATAACCTGGAAATCATAAGAGAGGACACTTTTTCTGGTTTGGAGAGTTTGGAGTATTTGCAGGCTGATTATAATTACATTAGTGCCATAGAGGCAGGGGCTTTCAACAAACTGAATAAACTCAAAGTCCTGATACTCAACGACAACCTTTTGCTCTCTCTACCTAACAACATATTCCGCTTTGTCATGTTGACGCATTTGGATTTAAGGGGAAACCGACTGAAAATGCTGCCGTTTGCTGGCGTTCTAGAGCATATAGGTGGAATAATGGAGATTCAGCTGGAAGAGAACCCGTGGAATTGCACTTGTGATTTGATACCCCTGAAAGCCTGGCTGGATACAATTTCAGTCTTTGTGGGGGATATCGTGTGTGAGACGCCGTTCAGGCTGCACGGCAAAGATGTCACGCAGCTGATCAAACAAGACCTTTGCCCCAGACGCAATCCTGGAGACGCAAGTCATCGTGCGATGCAACCGCCATCTGATTCACAATATCAGGGTCCGTCTCCAACCCTGCGGCCTCGAGTCACACCGACAAGAGCCCCCAAGGCCTCCCGCCCCCCCAAAATGAGATACCGCCCCACTCCACGTGTCACGTCCAGCAGAGATAAACATGTATTCGGGCCTATTATGGTGTACCAGACGCGCTCACCTGTCCCAATGACATGCCCAGGCATTTGCGTGTGCACTTCGCAAAATCCGGAAAGTGGATTAAACATCAACTGTCAGGAGCGCAAACTTCAGAACATCTCTGAACTACAACCTAAACCATCGTATCCAAAGAAACTGCATTTAACCGGTAACTATTTGCAGACCATATACAGAACGGATCTGACAGAGTACAGCTCCCTTGAGCTCCTTCACTTAGGGAATAACAGAATAGCAATCATCCAGGACGGAGCCTTCGAGAACCTCACAAGTTTACGGAGGCTCTATCTGAATGGCAACTACATTGAAAGCCTGTCCCAGTCTTTATTCGCTGGGCTGCAGAGCTTGCAATATCTCTACCTGGAATACAACATCATTAAAGAGATTTTACCCCACACCTTCAACTCGCTGCAGAATCTGCAACTATTGTTCCTTAATAATAACCTGCTGAGATCCCTTCCCGACAATGTGTTTGGAGGTACCATGCTGACAAGGCTTAATCTCAGAAACAATCATTTTTCCCATCTCCCAGTGCGCGGGGTGCTGGACCAGCTCTCTGCCTTTATTCAGATCGACCTCCAGGAGAATCCGTGGGACTGCACCTGCGACATTGTGGAGCTTAAGAACTGGATGGAGCTGTCCAGCACCAGCGTAGTGGTGAATGAGATCACGTGCGACTCGCCATCCAAGCACGCAGGCCGGCTCTTGCGCTCCCTCCGAAATGATGCCATCTGCCCTGAGACTGACGAGGTTTCTGTGACTAAACCCCCAACCGCTGTGAGCTCGAGCACCGAGGCGACCCCCTCTTCTGCCGTGACCCCTACGGACAGAATGCCCGAGATGCCTCCAGAGGTGCCCTTGTCCGTTCTCATCTTAGGCCTGCTCGTTGTGTTCATTCTGTCGGTGTGCTTCGGGGCAGGATTGTTCGTGTTTGTCCTCAAACGTCGCAAGGGAGTGGAGAACGTTCCCTCGGGCACCAATAACCATTTAGACTTGAACTCCTTCCAAGTACAGTATGGCTCGTACAATGCAGATGCCAATGCGGATAAAAGCGACAACCACGTGTATAACTACATCCCTCCGCCCGTGGGGCACATGTGTCAGAACCCCATCTACATGCAGAAGGAGAGTGAGCAGGTGGCCTATTTTCGGAACCTGAAGGACCTGAGCTTCAGCCCTCTTAAACCCAAGAAGGAGGAGCTTGATCGAAGCCCAGCTTTCACCATAAGCACAGTGGAGTTCATTGATAAGCAACCATGTGCCAACCGTGAACCGGAACTGCTTTATCAGAACATTGTGGAGAGAGCAAAAGATCTGCCCCAATCCGCATCACTCAGCTATAACTTTTGCACTTTACCCAAAAAATCTTTCATCCCACCCTACGAAACCACCCGACGACACAACCAGGATCGATTAAACAAAACTGTTCTCTACGGGACCCCCAGAAAATATGCTGCACAGTCCAAAAACGAGCATCCTTTGCTATCCAAGCTTAAAACCGAGCCGGACTACCTCGAAGTTCTGGAGAAACAAACTGCGATGAGTCAGTTGTAA